A stretch of DNA from candidate division TA06 bacterium:
GCTTCAACGTGCAGATTGAGAACGGTCAGATTCAGAAGAGAACCGCGAAGAGTGAAATTGGCCAGGCCATGTTTGATGTTATCTCTGCCTGTGTAGCAACATCTGAGCTGATATATATGTCACGCGCCTATCAACCAGCGAAGTTCGTGGAAGAAGTTTCGCGCTACCTAGATAGCCACGGTGTCATGTATGAACCGGGAACCGAAGTGACTGGCTCAACGGGCAAGACCTACAAGGTTGATTTCTTTTTCCCTCGTGTAGACAGCAAGCAGGGTATGCTCGAAGCGCTATCGCCAGGAGGTCTTGGCGCAGTCAGCAGAATAGTAGACCATACCGTTAGGATGTGGCTAGACATAGGAAACAAAAAAAAGTGGCGCGGCACCCTCTTGGACGACAGGGAAATCGAATGGAAAAAGGTGGACATCAAAATCCTTGAAAAAGAGAGCGATGTGTATTTCTGGCAGCAACGGAGAAGCATGCTTGCAATTCTCCAGCTCACCTAATGCTGACGCTGCGTAAACAATTCCCCCAACGCTAGATGTGATCCGTAATCCCAGCTTCCATAGTAGGCATAACTCTAAGGCTTTGCTGTATTCGCATGAAGTTGTAATAGAAAAGGTGCAGGGTAGGGGAACATTAGTCTTGGGGACGGTGCTTGAGAGCGCCAAGAAGCTCTTTAGCTCTTGCCCGCCTGGGTCTAGGTTGACTTCCCGTCTTCGCTCTCGCTAGCTTCGACGGACAAGCGTCGGGCTTCGCCGGCGTGAGTCCGGACTGGACAAAAGTTAGCCACCAATACTCCATTTCACTTTTTCGAAAAACCGACGAAGACCAGAACCCAATACCTCCTCAGCCTAATATGTCGATATGTTGACAATTGTGCACATATCAACATATAATTCA
This window harbors:
- a CDS encoding DUF1828 domain-containing protein — its product is MARATQETECIIREGMIMKCKDYIAAYLTTLKGDFQCRETEGRLWVISPYALPDGDLVEVVVSESLGDRAKVTDLGETLRHLLNWGYDPRTTTKGRYLLGDILKRFNVQIENGQIQKRTAKSEIGQAMFDVISACVATSELIYMSRAYQPAKFVEEVSRYLDSHGVMYEPGTEVTGSTGKTYKVDFFFPRVDSKQGMLEALSPGGLGAVSRIVDHTVRMWLDIGNKKKWRGTLLDDREIEWKKVDIKILEKESDVYFWQQRRSMLAILQLT